From a single Rutidosis leptorrhynchoides isolate AG116_Rl617_1_P2 chromosome 5, CSIRO_AGI_Rlap_v1, whole genome shotgun sequence genomic region:
- the LOC139847924 gene encoding UV-B-induced protein At3g17800, chloroplastic encodes MQISGGVFTDVTAVFYPSPSPASCASSSRSHAFSDFKSFSAIGFLKGSPFSLTRCGADSSRARSCVAKASDGSSHDLVPVAPLQLESPVGQLLEQILQTHPHLLPAALDQQLENLQNERDSLKEEPAHSSTDSLYKRIAEVKQKDRQKVLEEIMYCWIVQKFIDKEISMIPKLSSTSDPTGRVDFWPNQEMKLEAVHSAEALEMIQNHVALVIGDRLVGPLESIVQISKIKLGKLYAASIMYGYFLKRVDERFQLERSMNTLPEGFKEQQSSYAEPSVPQSPFWDPDSLIRIQPDYDDDDSLMDHSGKDDKAYQLRSYVMYLDAETLQRYATIRSKEAISLIEKQTQALFGRPDIKISDDGSLGASNDEVVNLTFSGLTMLVLEAVAFGSFLWDAENYMESRYQFLKS; translated from the exons ATGCAAATCTCCGGCGGAGTATTCACCGACGTCACCGCCGTATTCTATCCATCTCCGTCTCCTGCTTCATGTGCTAGTAGTAGTAGGTCGCATGCCTTTTCTGACTTCAAATCCTTTTCTGCTATCGGCTTCCTTAAA GGATCTCCATTCTCCTTGACGAGATGTGGAGCTGACTCATCCAGGGCAAGGAGCTGTGTGGCAAAAGCATCGGATGGTTCAAGTCATGATCTAGTTCCAGTAGCACCGCTTCAGCTTGAGTCCCCTGTCGGTCAGCTTTTGGAACAGATATTGCAAACCCATCCTCATCTACTCCCTGCAGCCCTAGATCAGCAGCTCGAGAACCTTCAAAACGAGAGAGATTCTCTAAAAGAAGAACCTGCTCATTCATCTACAGATAGCCTTTACAA GAGAATAGCTGAAGTGAAACAAAAGGATAGACAGAAGGTATTGGAAGAAATAATGTATTGCTGGATCGTTCAGAAGTTCATCGACAAAGAAATTTCAATGATCCCAAAATTATCATCAACGTCCGACCCAACCGGACGGGTCGATTTCTGGCCTAACCAAGAAATGAAACTAGAAGCAGTACACTCAGCCGAAGCACTCGAGATGATACAGAATCATGTAGCCCTTGTCATAGGGGACCGTCTCGTGGGCCCCTTAGAGTCCATTGTTCAGATCAGCAAAATCAAACTTGGAAAATTGTATGCTGCATCGATCATGTATGGATACTTCTTGAAACGGGTCGATGAGAGGTTTCAGCTGGAGCGATCAATGAACACACTTCCTGAAGGATTCAAGGAGCAGCAGTCAAGTTATGCTGAACCATCGGTCCCACAAAGCCCATTTTGGGATCCGGATTCATTGATACGGATCCAAcccgattatgatgatgatgatagtttaatGGATCATTCCGGTAAGGATGATAAAGCATATCAATTAAGATCGTATGTGATGTACTTGGATGCAGAGACACTTCAACGATATGCAACAATAAGATCCAAAGAAGCAATTTCTTTGATTGAAAAGCAAACTCAAGCTTTGTTTGGAAGGCCTGATATTAAGATTTCGGATGACGGTTCTTTGGGTGCGTCAAACGATGAAGTGGTTAATTTGACTTTTTCTGGATTGACAATGCTGGTCCTTGAAGCGGTTGCTTTTGGATCGTTTTTGTGGGATGCAGAAAATTATATGGAATCTAGATACCaatttttaaaaagttaa
- the LOC139847232 gene encoding binding partner of ACD11 1-like isoform X1 has protein sequence MSAKTVKVSNVSLGASERDVREFFSFSGDIVYVETQSYNERSQIAFVTFTDCQGAETAVLLSGATIVDTTVTVTLDPDYHLPPAAIAASLPYGSNVPAGNDSALRKAEDVVTSMFAKGFVLGKDAVSKAKTFDEKHGLTSTASAKVASIDKKIGFTEKVNVGTSIVSDKVKEVDQKLQVSEKAKSAFTAAENTVASAGYAIMKNRYVFTSASWVTGAFNKVAKAAGEVGQQTKEKVEKAEDEKRRKMVADFAEVHLSESPTDHESNDQRHPSKPAPVTGLVL, from the exons ATGTCG GCTAAAACTGTTAAAGTTAGTAATGTATCGCTAGGAGCATCTGAGCGAGATGTAAGGGAGTTTTTTTCGTTTTCTGGAGATATTGTGTACGTTGAAACACAAAG TTATAATGAGCGTAGCCAAATTGCTTTTGTTACGTTCACAGATTGTCAAGGAGCTGAGACTGCTGTTCTTCTTTCG GGTGCAACGATAGTTGATACGACTGTCACAGTAACCCTAGACCCAGATTACCACCTTCCACCAGCTGCAATAGCTGCCTCTCTC CCTTATGGAAGCAATGTTCCTGCTGGAAACGACTCCGCTCTGCGTAAAGCCGAGGACGTCGTAACCAGCATGTTCGCTAAAGGTTTCGTTTTGGGTAAAGATGCCGTTAGCAAAGCAAAAACCTTTGACGAAAAGCATGGTTTGACTTCCACAGCATCAGCTAAAGTTGCTTCAATAGACAAGAAGATTGGGTTCACGGAAAAAGTCAACGTTGGTACATCAATCGTGAGTGACAAAGTCAAAGAAGTTGACCAGAAACTTCAGGTTTCCGAGAAAGCCAAATCTGCGTTCACAGCTGCTGAGAATACTGTTGCTAGTGCGGGGTACGCTATCATGAAGAATAGGTATGTGTTTACGAGTGCGTCGTGGGTAACGGGCGCGTTTAATAAAGTGGCGAAAGCAGCTGGTGAAGTTGGGCAACAAACGAAAGAGAAAGTAGAAAAGGCGGAAGATGAGAAAAGACGAAAAATGGTTGCCGATTTTGCTGAAGTTCATTTGTCTGAGTCTCCTACTGATCATGAATCGAATGATCAGCGTCATCCTTCGAAACCTGCTCCAGTGACAGGTTTAGTTCTTTAG
- the LOC139847232 gene encoding binding partner of ACD11 1-like isoform X2, translating into MQAKTVKVSNVSLGASERDVREFFSFSGDIVYVETQSYNERSQIAFVTFTDCQGAETAVLLSGATIVDTTVTVTLDPDYHLPPAAIAASLPYGSNVPAGNDSALRKAEDVVTSMFAKGFVLGKDAVSKAKTFDEKHGLTSTASAKVASIDKKIGFTEKVNVGTSIVSDKVKEVDQKLQVSEKAKSAFTAAENTVASAGYAIMKNRYVFTSASWVTGAFNKVAKAAGEVGQQTKEKVEKAEDEKRRKMVADFAEVHLSESPTDHESNDQRHPSKPAPVTGLVL; encoded by the exons ATGCAGGCTAAAACTGTTAAAGTTAGTAATGTATCGCTAGGAGCATCTGAGCGAGATGTAAGGGAGTTTTTTTCGTTTTCTGGAGATATTGTGTACGTTGAAACACAAAG TTATAATGAGCGTAGCCAAATTGCTTTTGTTACGTTCACAGATTGTCAAGGAGCTGAGACTGCTGTTCTTCTTTCG GGTGCAACGATAGTTGATACGACTGTCACAGTAACCCTAGACCCAGATTACCACCTTCCACCAGCTGCAATAGCTGCCTCTCTC CCTTATGGAAGCAATGTTCCTGCTGGAAACGACTCCGCTCTGCGTAAAGCCGAGGACGTCGTAACCAGCATGTTCGCTAAAGGTTTCGTTTTGGGTAAAGATGCCGTTAGCAAAGCAAAAACCTTTGACGAAAAGCATGGTTTGACTTCCACAGCATCAGCTAAAGTTGCTTCAATAGACAAGAAGATTGGGTTCACGGAAAAAGTCAACGTTGGTACATCAATCGTGAGTGACAAAGTCAAAGAAGTTGACCAGAAACTTCAGGTTTCCGAGAAAGCCAAATCTGCGTTCACAGCTGCTGAGAATACTGTTGCTAGTGCGGGGTACGCTATCATGAAGAATAGGTATGTGTTTACGAGTGCGTCGTGGGTAACGGGCGCGTTTAATAAAGTGGCGAAAGCAGCTGGTGAAGTTGGGCAACAAACGAAAGAGAAAGTAGAAAAGGCGGAAGATGAGAAAAGACGAAAAATGGTTGCCGATTTTGCTGAAGTTCATTTGTCTGAGTCTCCTACTGATCATGAATCGAATGATCAGCGTCATCCTTCGAAACCTGCTCCAGTGACAGGTTTAGTTCTTTAG
- the LOC139850418 gene encoding dolichol-phosphate mannose synthase subunit 2-like produces the protein MELADRAIGFVLASISVIVFTYYTFWVIILPFVDKEHFVHNYFLPQEYAILLPVYAGVSLISFLSVFIGYVMLKSKKKKKA, from the exons ATGGAATTGGCAGACAGAGCGATTGGATTCGTTTTAGCAAGTATCAGTGTGATCGTTTTCACATATTACACCTTTTGGGTTATTATATTG CCCTTTGTTGACAAGGAACATTTTGTACACAATTATTTTTTACCCCAAGAATATGCAATCCTGCTTCCTGTTTACGCAGGCGTCTCTCTCATTAGCTTCTTATCGGTCTTTATTGGATATGTGATGCTTAAatccaagaagaagaagaaagcttAA
- the LOC139850329 gene encoding probable calcium-binding protein CML18, with product MSRDKQPTTVKLDDEHLSELREIVRSFDRNNDGSLTQLELGSLLRSLGLIPSPDQLDALMQKADTNNNGLIEFSEFVALVAPELLPAKSPYTDDQMEQLFKMFDRDGNGYITAAELAHSMAKLGHALTAEELTGMIKEADTDGDGRINFQEFCCAITSAAFDNSFS from the coding sequence ATGAGCCGAGACAAACAACCAACAACCGTCAAACTCGACGACGAACACCTCTCCGAACTCCGAGAAATCGTCCGATCATTCGACCGAAACAACGACGGCAGCCTAACACAGCTCGAACTCGGGTCCTTATTACGATCATTAGGTCTTATCCCAAGCCCTGATCAACTTGATGCATTAATGCAAAAGGCTGATACAAATAATAATGGTCTGATTGAATTTTCAGAGTTTGTTGCACTCGTTGCACCTGAACTTTTACCTGCGAAATCACCGTATACAGATGATCAAATGGAACAGTTGTTTAAGATGTTTGATAGAGATGGGAATGGGTATATAACTGCTGCTGAGCTGGCACATTCTATGGCTAAACTTGGTCATGCATTGACTGCTGAAGAGCTGACTGGTATGATCAAGGAAGCTGATACTGATGGTGACGGTCGGATTAATTTTCAGGAGTTTTGTTGCGCGATTACTTCGGCTGCTTTTGATAATTCTTTTTCTTAA